ACCCGTTTCCATCAACAGGGATGTTGCTTTTCCTGAATTGATCCAGCTCAATAAAGGCACAAGGGAACGCCCGGTTTTCTGGCTACATTCCGGCATGGGCAGTGTGGTGATGTACAATAAGCTGGCACAGCTTACAGAAAGGCCTTTCTTTGGTATTCAACCCCGGGGTTGGGCAGGTAGCCATGATCCCTTGAAAGGTGTTGTTGAAATGGCAGATTACTATACCCGTATCATCACATCCGTTCAGCTGGAAGGCCCTTACGACCTGGGCGGATATTCACTCGGAGGAACGCTTGCTTATGAGATTACACGGCAACTGCAGGCCGCTGGCAAGTCAGTGAATTCAGTAGTGATGATCGATACCATTACCGGACCGTTGCTCAAAGAGTTTATGGTGAATGGCAATCACGCGCTGCTTATACAAATGAATCTCCTGCTGCATTCCACTATTCATTACAGCGCATCCGGAATGACAGGATTGCTTATCCGGAATGATGAAGTGGATTTTGAAACAACAGAAAGCGCTTTCATTGAGCAGCTCATCGCTCTTTCCCGGAAGCGGGGTATGGAAAGTTTGCTGACGGAGCTGCCGGCGATGTTACACCGGCATACAAAGGTGCACCTTGCGTTTGAGCCGGACAAATATGCGCCGGGATTATTACCCGATCCGGCAGGTTTTGACTGTTACTACTTTGGTAACAGAAACAACCATTTGTATGGTGATATGGAACCTTACTACAGGCCTGTTACAGGGAATAGTCAGTCGGCGTTACATTACAGCCACGACGAGTGGAAGCGGCATATACCGCAGTTGAAGTTTATAGAGGTGGATGGCAGCAATCATTTTACTATGATGTCTGAGCAGCGTGCATTGAATGGCATTTTACCCGTGTGCGAAAGGCTGTACGCATGAAAGATAGTATCAGGCTTGTTTAATTGAACGCTTGCCGGAATGCTGACGGGGAAAGACTGGTTTTGCGCTTGAATAATTTAGTAAATGATGGAGGATGGTCAAACCCCAATTCGTAGGCTATTTCACTAACGGATAAAGCTGTTGTGGACAGCATTTCTTTTGCTTTTTCAATGAGCTTTTCATGGATGAACTGCCGGGTACTTTGGCCTGTAAGCGTTTTTAGTAGCCGGCTTAGATAATTGGAGGAAATATTTAATTCACTGGCGATAGATTGAACCGTAGGCAACCCTTTGGTGATTAAATCACCATTGCTGAAACAGGTATGTAGTAATGCTTCCAGACGATCGAGGATTTGGTGATTGGTAATTTTACGGGTCATAAACTGCCGTTCATAAAACCGTTCCGAATAGTTGAGCAATGTTTCAATGTGCGAGATAAGGATATTCTGGCTAAACCGGTCGGGGTTGCCAAGATATTCCTGCCTGATGTTCGCTATGATTCCATTAATGATAATCTCCTCCTTTTTTGAAAGAAACAGGGCTTCATTAGCAGCATAGCCAAAGAAATCATATTGCCTGATGTGTTTGGCCAGCGATGTATTCCACAGGAAATCAGGATGAATCAGCAGCATCCAGCCTGATTTCTTTATAACCACATTTGGTTCAACTTCAATCCTGAATACCTGGTTAGGTGAAATAAAAAACATAATGCCTTCATCGAAATCATACTCCTGTTGGCCATATCTTAGTTTGGCATTCAATCCTCTTTTGATGGAAATATGGTAGAAGTCCAGCACCCAGTTTGCTTCACCGGCAATGGGAGGGCGTTTAATATCGCTATAGTCCACTACGCTGATGAGCGGATGTTCGGGAGCTGGTAAGCCCCTTAGTTTATGAAACTCGGTAATTGTTTTTATTCGTGTCGGATTCAGTTCCATATTGCAAAGTTAATTCAGAACCGGTAACAGGCAACAACGAACGAAAGTACCAATGCAGATAAAATTACCGGGAGTGGCTTATATGTTTTCCTTTTAATGTGAAAAATGGTTGCGCCAAACATGACCAGGCAGAAACACATAGCGGTAACAGCAGTAAGAGACGGGCAAATGCTGAGTGCCTGAGGTACAAGGATACCTATGGCTCCAAGCGCCTCCAGGAAACCAAGAATGATAATTGGTACCGGATTCCCGCCGAAAGGGAGCGCCTTATTGTTGATCATTTTTTCTACCGGGGTGGATAGTTTCCTGTAAGCGCCATACCCGAACCAAATTGCCAGAAGAATTTGAAAAATCCAAAGTGTCAGGTTATTCATTTTTCTTGTTTTTTGTTAGCACAAAGGTCAGTAACAACAAGAAAATAGATTTAACCCAATCCGGCTTTGTCTTATCCAAAAACAGACTCATTGTATAGCTGTTTGCGGTCATACAAAAAGCTATTCAATGAGTCTGTTGAGTTGAGAGTTCAGGTAATGGGCTATTAATAGCCGGTTGCCCTGTCTATCTGTTTTGTACAGATTCCAGGCGTTGGCGTTGATAGTTTCCAAATGGAAATAGAGGGAGGTGTTCTTCAGTTCTCTTTTCACCCAATCAGGGAAGGCATTGGCAGCCCTGGCTTCTTCCCAGGTTCTGACAGCATGGAAAATAGCTTGTTTGTCGGGGCAGGAGGAGGCAGATTTATCAGAAAGATTCAGCACGTATGTTACTCCCTGACCAATAGAAACAGCCTGTATATTCTCGAATTCCTGTACCGTAGAACTGGCATTGAGGCCAAAATTTCCACCGAACGAAGAAGGGAAATAATTTCCAAAGGTTACGTTCCGGAGATCTTTTCCTTCAATACCCCAGGTTCTTGTTTTATTACTGTAAAGATGATCTCCTCCACCAACGTTCCATACGCTGTGATAATGCCAGCTGCCTCCGGAAAGGGTAGCGCCGGTGATCCTGATCAGATCAATACCTTGTTGCCTGGTGGCATCGAACAGGCGCCTGTAAAAGCGGCGATCATAAAAGCACCCGCCTGTATGTTAATGGAAAGATGATACAAAACCTGCAGGGACAAAAGGTGAGTTTCCCTGGTACGAAAGACTCGATGACGAAAGTGCAGACGCTGTTCTTTCCATTGAAATATGTGGGTGATGCGTCGCATGCCTTCAAGGGCGTGATAAAAGACATTAAGGTCTGGAACAGCGCGGACAAGCTATAGTAAAAAGAACGGTTATCCCTGTAATCTGGGATAACCGTTTCAGAACTGCCTCCGGAAAGAATGCTCATTTCATCGTGAAGGTTTCATCGAATGAAGTCCGGTGGGTGCTTCCCGGTTGGTTCATCCAGTATTTTACCCTCAGGATACGGCTTTGGGGATCAAACTTGTTGATCACCCATTGCCCAGGCTGATGCAACGCCTGTTGCCCCGGTAATAAATCCTGAACCCTCTTGCAGGGATTTTACTTAATTTGGCAGATAAATATCCTATCCGGACAAATCCATTTTACAACCCGTTGGCGCATCATTTAATTTTGGATGAAACAAAAAAAATTGCACCATGAAAGCTGTTTTTGGTAAATCCATTTTTATCCTGTTGGCGGGAGCTGCATTGCTAAACGCTTGTAGCAGAACGGAAGAAGCGCATACCTCCCTGGATGAAGTTAAAGGAGATTGGGTACTATCCGATCTCATGCAGGTGAACGGCCAGGACGGGGCGCCCCGGCTGGCAGCAGATCTTGAAACAATGAATTATTCATTAGTGCGCCTTTATGGCGATGGAACTTTCAACACTTCCGGGATGGCGAAAGGTAATTGGGACAAGCAGGGTAACAATATCATTTTTAATCCCGGTACCGGTCAGCGTTTAGCCGTCCGGGTTACCCAGGCAAATGACAAGAACATGATCCTGGAACAGACGTATGATCCGGCCGGTAACAAAGCAGGAGGAACCATTTATTACCAGTTTACTAAAAAGTAATGGAAAGAGGTGGAAATATGTTTATCAGGCCGCTGTTTCCACCCTTTTTTTATCAGGCAATTCATCAATGAAATGAAGAAATATATAGTACTGCTGCATATTCTTTTCTGGATATCAGTACCATTTATATTGACATTTATTAGCTGGATATACCAGTTTACGGCATTCGTTCCTGTAAAGGGGATCATAAGCCGCAGTTATCTCACCGTATTTTACCAGACCGCCCTGATTAATTTTGTATTGGTGCTGGTGGGATGCGCTACTTTTTATCTTACTTTATCTATTGCCATTTCTGCTGCCGGTAGTATTTTTTTAAAGAAGACAAACATCATCAAACTACTGCTGATATTGGTGCTGCCAGGCATGTTAATCTTGTTACTCAGCAGTGTTTCATTTGCCGTTTACTGGTCATTCGGATACTTCCTGCTCAGCGCCTATCTGGCAGTTGTGCCTTTTGCATGGATGGGTATATTATCGGCTGTGGTACAGACGTTAATCACTACAAAAGATGAATTGCTGTTGCTGGAAAAGGTTAACACAGCAGCACAGCTGGATCTTGTGAAATCAAGAACAGATCCGCATTTTCTCTTCAATACCATCAATAATATAGATTCGCTGCTGATAAAGGATCCGGAAAAAGCATCGCAATACCTTAACAGACTTTCCGGCTTATTGCGATTTATGTTGTATGAATCGGCTGCCGGAGAAATCCCGCTCGCGTCGGAAATCAATTACATAACCGAATATATTAATTTGGAGAAGATCCGGTCTGTTAATCCGGAATTTGTTAAATTCAGTGTACATGGTAATGTCAATGGCCATCTGGTGGCGCCGATGGTATTTATTCCGATCCTGGAGAATGCGTTCAAGCATGTTAGCAGCAGAACTACTGCGGCGGCAATAGTGGCAGAGCTGGATATACAGGATCGCGAAATAGTTTTCAAATGCATGAATATGTACGACAGCAATAAAAGAAGTACCCTGATGAATAACGGCCTCGGCTGGGGGCTCATCAGGCAGCGACTGGAGCTGCTCTACGGAAATCGCTACCGGATGGAAGTGAATAAACACGAAATGTATTACGAAGTGGTGTTAACGTTATTTAAATGCTGATTGATTGCATAGTTATTGAAGATGAGCCACTGGCAATGGATAAAGCAATTGATTTTATCCACAGGGTACCGTATTTGAATCTGAAGCAAACATTTCACCGTAGCATGGAAGCTTTGCTATACCTGAAAGAAAACCCGGTTACACTGGTGTTTGTGGATATAGAAATGGAAGAATTGAATGGATTACAACTCATAGCCTCGCTAAAAAATGTGCCATGTGTAATTATCACTACCGCCTATGAACAATATGCTTTAAAAGGATATGAACTGAATGTGACCGATTATTTGTTGAAGCCGTTCGATTTCCCGCGTTTCCTGAAAGCAGTGGAGAAGGTACATGAGCAGGTGCAGAACAGGCGTGCGGAAGTAAGGGATTTTTTCTTTGTGCAGTCGGAATACCGCAGTATTAAAGTTTTTTACAGCGATGTAATTTACATTGAAGGAATGAGGGATTATCGCTGTATTTATACCGAGAAAGAGAAAATACTCACACTGCAGACTTTCAACGAGCTCGAATCGCTGGTAAACCGCGAAAAGTTGTGCAGGATACATAAATCATTTATGGTGGCGATAGACAAAGTAGCGTTTATTGAACGTGGGCAGGTGAAGATCCGGGATAAGATGCTGCCTGTCAGCGAAACCTACAAACGCGACTTTTATGCACTGCTGGGGTTTAAAGATGTAAGGTAGCCTGACAATGGTTGATTTTTTGGATAAGTAAATATGTTGCCTTATTTTAGGTATCGAACACTAATTCCGGCTGTATGAAGGGTTTTTGGAGATACTTCTGGCTACTGTATATACTATTCTTCGCTATTCCCTTTCCCATGCTGCTTTACTACAATGCGGAGGATAAAAGTACCAGCGCAACCGCGCCCTGGCTGGCACTTACCTGGCTGGCCTTGTCTGTATTACTGTGGATAGCATTGCTGCGAGGCTGGTTCCGCAAATGGATATTGAATGTTTTTATTATGAAGAATAATATCCGGCGACTGGCCCAAACCGGTACCAGAGCAGTCGCCAGGGTAGTGGAAAGTAAAACGTTGACGCGAAGAAGGAAAGATATAGTGGCCATGCAGATGAAAGTCACCTTGCAGAATTTCTCAGGAACAGAGATTAGTGAAGAGCTGGAAATAAATGATTCCAAGCCGGAACTGCAGCGTTATGATAAGGGAAAAACAATTCACCTCCTGATAGACCGAACATTGAAATCTGTTCCATATTTATCAGTGGAAGACACAACGGTGACTGTAAAAGTGGCGCGGTTAGCAGCACAGATTCTCGGTTGGGTAGTTATCCTTGTGGCGGTGCTCTGGTACTATGATTATGCTTACACGCACGAAAACAATGGCACCGGCTGGCGCTTTTTGAAATTTTATCATCCCCTTGTACTATGTCCACTGATCCTGCTTGTAACGCGCGTTGGGTTGCGGAAATTATTGGATGTGCTTGGTGGCTCGCCTTCGGAACTGCTTAAACTGAAATATTTCGGACTTCGGACAGACGCCGCGATTGTGTCGGCCACTCAAACCGGCACTTACATCAATGAACAGCCGCAGGTGAAATTTGAGTTGAGTTACCAGGATTATAGTGGTCGCGTACATACGGCTACGTTGAAGAAAATTGTTTCGCTGCTGGATCTGGGAGTTGCACAACAGAAAACTGTACCTGTATTTTACCTGAAGCTGAGCCCCGGCGTGGTGGCCTTCGCCAGCGATATAGAAGACTAAAATAACAATATTATGAACCAGAAGGGCCTGCTGATGATAACATTAATCGCGATGTGCTGCTCCTGTCAGCGATGGAGGGATTCCATACATGACACGTTCTATGGTACGCCCGTGAGTGATGCCGGTGCACCAAATGTTGCCAGCCTGCATAGCGATACAACTATTGTTGTAAGCAGCACTACCACCACCGTAACATCTTCCTTTACTCATACTGTTAAAAAAGATTTCCTGCGTAATACGGCTTCGCTGAATGCTGCTGAGCAGGCTTTGCGCCGCCTTCCTGCCTATGCAGGGAAGAATATCTATCTCTATAACATTATTCACTTTTATGATAACGGAAGAATAATCGCGCAGCTGCAACATCCGCAGCGTCCTGATTATGTAGATGAATATGATTTCCATGATGGCGCCTGGGAAGGACCTAAGCCGGTGCAGTTATCTGTGCATGATGATGTTAAAGGTTCGCTGGTCAGACTTGATTCCCTGCACTTTGAAAATGTAGCAGGCGTGTATAGAAGCTATACCACAAAAGCAGCATCCATTGAAGGTGCTGCGCCTGTAGATTATATATATGCGCTGATCCGCGATGGTGGGTTCAGTTGGTATCCCATCAGGATCAATGGCAGCAGGGAAAGGTACGCGATCAG
The genomic region above belongs to Chitinophaga sp. 180180018-3 and contains:
- a CDS encoding AraC family transcriptional regulator; this translates as MELNPTRIKTITEFHKLRGLPAPEHPLISVVDYSDIKRPPIAGEANWVLDFYHISIKRGLNAKLRYGQQEYDFDEGIMFFISPNQVFRIEVEPNVVIKKSGWMLLIHPDFLWNTSLAKHIRQYDFFGYAANEALFLSKKEEIIINGIIANIRQEYLGNPDRFSQNILISHIETLLNYSERFYERQFMTRKITNHQILDRLEALLHTCFSNGDLITKGLPTVQSIASELNISSNYLSRLLKTLTGQSTRQFIHEKLIEKAKEMLSTTALSVSEIAYELGFDHPPSFTKLFKRKTSLSPSAFRQAFN
- a CDS encoding DoxX family protein, with amino-acid sequence MNNLTLWIFQILLAIWFGYGAYRKLSTPVEKMINNKALPFGGNPVPIIILGFLEALGAIGILVPQALSICPSLTAVTAMCFCLVMFGATIFHIKRKTYKPLPVILSALVLSFVVACYRF
- a CDS encoding sensor histidine kinase; the protein is MKKYIVLLHILFWISVPFILTFISWIYQFTAFVPVKGIISRSYLTVFYQTALINFVLVLVGCATFYLTLSIAISAAGSIFLKKTNIIKLLLILVLPGMLILLLSSVSFAVYWSFGYFLLSAYLAVVPFAWMGILSAVVQTLITTKDELLLLEKVNTAAQLDLVKSRTDPHFLFNTINNIDSLLIKDPEKASQYLNRLSGLLRFMLYESAAGEIPLASEINYITEYINLEKIRSVNPEFVKFSVHGNVNGHLVAPMVFIPILENAFKHVSSRTTAAAIVAELDIQDREIVFKCMNMYDSNKRSTLMNNGLGWGLIRQRLELLYGNRYRMEVNKHEMYYEVVLTLFKC
- a CDS encoding response regulator transcription factor, which produces MLIDCIVIEDEPLAMDKAIDFIHRVPYLNLKQTFHRSMEALLYLKENPVTLVFVDIEMEELNGLQLIASLKNVPCVIITTAYEQYALKGYELNVTDYLLKPFDFPRFLKAVEKVHEQVQNRRAEVRDFFFVQSEYRSIKVFYSDVIYIEGMRDYRCIYTEKEKILTLQTFNELESLVNREKLCRIHKSFMVAIDKVAFIERGQVKIRDKMLPVSETYKRDFYALLGFKDVR